From Laspinema palackyanum D2c, the proteins below share one genomic window:
- a CDS encoding NblA/ycf18 family protein: MDMPTNLSLEQEFKLQLLKEQVRGLTQEQAQEYLLEVLRQNMVKDNMFKYLLKKSA, translated from the coding sequence ATGGATATGCCAACGAATTTAAGCTTGGAACAAGAATTTAAACTCCAACTCTTGAAAGAACAAGTTAGGGGCCTAACTCAAGAGCAAGCCCAGGAATATTTACTCGAAGTCCTGCGGCAAAATATGGTCAAGGACAATATGTTCAAATACCTGCTCAAAAAGTCAGCATAG
- a CDS encoding biotin transporter BioY — protein MSAPLELIWALIGLLLTIGGTFLEASIASPSWNGIQAGIPIHSLGVTYQIGAVLLVGCLGGKNAGALSQIAYVALGLMWLPVFTEGGGLDYIKQPTFGYLLGFIPGAWICGWLAFKMTLRLESLAFSCVCGLLSVHAIGLIYLAINLHSDAKTLIDGVFKYSVYPLPGQLAVVCAVTVLGFILRRLMFY, from the coding sequence GTGTCTGCTCCACTTGAACTGATATGGGCTTTGATTGGCCTATTGCTGACCATTGGTGGCACTTTTTTAGAAGCCTCAATTGCTAGTCCTTCTTGGAATGGAATTCAGGCGGGAATTCCGATCCATTCCCTAGGTGTCACCTATCAAATTGGAGCCGTGCTCCTGGTGGGATGTCTCGGGGGTAAAAATGCTGGTGCCTTGTCTCAAATTGCTTATGTGGCCCTGGGATTGATGTGGCTGCCGGTGTTTACCGAAGGCGGTGGACTGGACTACATCAAGCAGCCGACTTTTGGCTATTTACTGGGATTTATTCCCGGGGCTTGGATTTGTGGTTGGCTGGCCTTTAAAATGACCCTGCGGCTGGAAAGTTTGGCCTTTAGCTGTGTCTGTGGTTTACTCAGCGTTCATGCGATCGGGCTGATTTACCTGGCGATTAACTTACACTCAGATGCTAAAACCCTGATCGATGGAGTGTTCAAATATTCCGTCTATCCCTTACCTGGACAATTAGCGGTGGTTTGTGCCGTCACTGTCTTGGGGTTCATCCTGCGAAGACTCATGTTTTATTGA
- a CDS encoding DUF937 domain-containing protein — protein sequence MELFNQIVSAISNPTQQASTNQIGSVINAVQQLSQTYHTDPGTTQSMLSIVSHFVRSSLQEKRATGGNNSVQSLVNQFSGTTANSAAIAALFSIPQLNAMISAIASRTGLDPQQIQSMLPLLIPVVLQLLQTGASSDNPQTGSNPVLNQFLDANNDGDVNLGDAIQLASRFLTNP from the coding sequence ATGGAACTATTTAACCAAATCGTTAGTGCGATCAGTAATCCTACCCAACAAGCCAGTACCAATCAAATTGGCAGTGTGATCAATGCGGTACAACAACTGAGTCAGACTTACCATACCGACCCCGGAACGACTCAATCGATGCTATCAATTGTCAGCCATTTTGTTCGGTCTTCTTTACAGGAGAAACGGGCAACTGGCGGGAATAATTCGGTTCAGTCTTTGGTAAATCAGTTTAGTGGGACGACTGCTAATTCTGCGGCGATCGCTGCCTTGTTTTCTATCCCTCAACTCAATGCAATGATTTCCGCGATCGCGTCCCGCACAGGCTTAGATCCTCAACAAATTCAATCGATGCTACCCTTATTAATCCCCGTGGTTCTCCAATTATTACAAACCGGGGCTAGTTCTGACAATCCCCAAACGGGTTCTAACCCGGTTCTCAATCAATTTTTAGATGCCAATAATGATGGGGATGTGAATCTCGGTGATGCTATCCAATTAGCCAGTCGTTTTTTAACGAATCCTTAG
- the bioB gene encoding biotin synthase BioB codes for MAENDAARGTTETLGESLKQLADRIIAGHRLTREEAIALTQIEGQDSILLLCEAADAVRQACCGNTVDLCSIINVKSGNCSENCGFCSQSVHHPGTDSPIYGLKPRDEILAQAKAAESAGASRFCLVSQGRGPKYSSPKSKEFEEILATVRQIIEETNVKPCCALGEVTPEQAQALAEAGVTRYNHNLESSENFYPEIVTTHTWGDRVATIKNLKAAGIQACSGGIIGLGESWEDRIDLALAARELEVESVPLNLLNPRSDTPLGNRPKLDPYEALKAIAIFRLILPQQIIRYAGGRESVMGELQHLGLKAGINAMLIGHYLTTLGQPPDQDRAMLEQLGLQGNEAPVPKGKANG; via the coding sequence GTGGCTGAGAATGACGCCGCCAGAGGGACAACCGAAACCCTGGGCGAGTCCCTCAAGCAACTGGCCGATCGCATTATTGCTGGGCATCGCCTCACCCGAGAAGAAGCGATCGCCCTGACCCAAATTGAAGGTCAAGACTCCATCCTGCTGCTGTGCGAAGCAGCCGATGCCGTCCGTCAAGCCTGCTGCGGCAATACCGTTGATTTATGTAGCATTATCAACGTCAAATCTGGCAATTGCTCTGAAAACTGTGGCTTTTGCTCCCAATCCGTGCATCATCCTGGCACGGATTCGCCTATTTATGGACTCAAACCCCGGGACGAAATTCTCGCCCAAGCCAAAGCTGCTGAATCCGCTGGTGCCAGCCGCTTTTGCTTAGTGTCCCAAGGCAGAGGACCGAAATACAGCAGTCCCAAATCCAAGGAATTTGAAGAGATTCTGGCAACAGTGCGCCAGATTATTGAAGAGACCAATGTTAAACCCTGCTGTGCCTTGGGTGAAGTCACTCCAGAACAAGCTCAAGCCTTAGCCGAAGCCGGGGTGACGCGCTACAACCATAACTTAGAGTCATCGGAAAACTTTTACCCCGAAATTGTTACGACCCATACTTGGGGCGATCGCGTCGCTACCATCAAAAATCTCAAAGCCGCAGGCATCCAAGCCTGTAGCGGAGGGATTATTGGCCTGGGAGAAAGCTGGGAGGACCGGATTGATTTAGCCTTGGCTGCGCGGGAATTGGAAGTGGAATCCGTCCCCCTCAACCTGCTCAATCCCCGGTCCGATACCCCTTTGGGGAATCGCCCGAAACTGGATCCCTACGAAGCCTTAAAAGCGATCGCCATCTTCCGTCTAATCCTCCCCCAGCAAATTATTCGCTATGCTGGAGGACGAGAATCCGTCATGGGCGAACTCCAACATTTAGGACTCAAAGCTGGCATCAACGCCATGTTAATCGGTCACTACCTGACCACCCTGGGTCAACCCCCGGACCAAGACCGTGCCATGCTCGAACAACTGGGACTACAAGGCAATGAAGCCCCTGTCCCCAAGGGAAAGGCTAACGGTTAG
- the lspA gene encoding signal peptidase II — translation MKFKNNSLFWIASAISVIFDQLTKYWVVQNFEFRESWPLWEGVFHFTYVTNTGAAFSLFSNNGAWLRWLSLAVSLGLIALAWFGPRMNRWEEVGFGLILGGAVGNGIDRFLLGEVTDFLDFRLINFPVFNIADVSINIGIICLFIVMLRPSPPRNEGPTSP, via the coding sequence ATGAAATTCAAAAACAACTCGCTATTCTGGATTGCTAGTGCTATTAGTGTCATTTTCGACCAACTGACTAAATATTGGGTGGTACAAAATTTTGAGTTTAGAGAATCTTGGCCCTTATGGGAAGGAGTCTTTCATTTTACTTATGTGACGAATACGGGAGCAGCTTTTAGCTTGTTTAGCAATAATGGAGCTTGGTTGCGCTGGCTGTCCCTAGCCGTCAGTCTGGGTTTAATCGCATTAGCCTGGTTTGGCCCCAGGATGAACCGATGGGAAGAGGTTGGGTTTGGCTTGATTTTAGGCGGTGCCGTCGGAAATGGGATTGACCGATTTCTGTTAGGTGAAGTGACGGATTTTCTGGATTTTCGCTTAATTAATTTCCCCGTTTTTAATATAGCGGATGTCTCCATTAATATTGGGATTATTTGTCTGTTCATTGTGATGTTGCGACCCTCTCCCCCTCGGAATGAGGGGCCTACCAGCCCTTGA
- a CDS encoding phycobiliprotein lyase, giving the protein MDAMEFFRRSAGKWRSQRTTHHLAFRRAELGDSQIQVETLDKDHPQVVGICELHQIDPQRAVGGAFVSWAGSMEWDQNDENHSGSTVFALVPEEDNPKAGKLLRERGYAEIVPVAGLYEMDEEEGLILVTEYETMSVVERFWFASPDLRLRTSTVTRFGGFSTASFCSESRIQVESNSGSSDSPSDSEENARTTPQFHSAFGW; this is encoded by the coding sequence ATGGACGCAATGGAGTTTTTTCGCCGGAGTGCAGGGAAGTGGCGATCGCAGCGCACGACCCATCACCTTGCTTTCCGACGAGCGGAACTAGGAGATTCACAAATCCAGGTGGAAACGTTAGACAAAGATCATCCCCAAGTCGTAGGTATCTGCGAGTTACATCAAATCGATCCCCAGCGTGCAGTCGGGGGAGCCTTTGTCTCCTGGGCGGGTTCAATGGAGTGGGACCAGAATGATGAAAATCACTCGGGTTCCACTGTCTTTGCCTTGGTCCCAGAAGAAGATAACCCCAAAGCCGGAAAACTCCTCAGAGAACGGGGTTATGCCGAAATTGTCCCCGTGGCGGGTTTGTATGAAATGGATGAGGAAGAGGGTCTGATTCTAGTGACGGAATATGAAACGATGAGTGTCGTAGAACGATTCTGGTTTGCCAGCCCGGATCTGCGACTGCGCACGAGTACCGTCACCCGGTTTGGGGGATTTAGTACGGCTTCATTCTGTAGCGAAAGCCGGATCCAGGTCGAATCTAACTCAGGTAGCAGTGATTCCCCCTCTGACTCGGAAGAGAATGCCAGAACCACCCCCCAATTCCATTCCGCCTTCGGCTGGTAA
- a CDS encoding two-partner secretion domain-containing protein, producing the protein MNYFLKQVNPPKLSDVLMSKFCLNRRNGLRIWVAIALGSFFYPLSNPAQAQIFPDGTLPSPSVVTNEGTIQRITGGTEMGGSLFHSFQEFSVMTGNTAVFENSLTVENILTRITGVNSSLIDGIIRANGSANLYLINPNGIVFGPNAQLSIGGSFFASTAESIVLGDGSLFSAIDPEAPPLLTVNVPVGLQFGANPGNIGVQSQGRDSSGEPVGLQVLPGQTVGLFGGNVLLEGGQVRSPGGRIEIGSVGGNSRISLTPTERGMRAGYEGVESFQDIQLTQRSGINTSGDGGGTIHLQGRRIAVGEGSQVLGVNVGVLPGGSLNIKASELVAITGADPDNFTAVVSDTRGVGTGGDLNIETGQFLLQGTGLVSASTFGLGAGGNLTIKAADSITVIGVGFEPLELLIGGALTGQLQPEDRIGGLVAGTVGEAPTGNMTLEAGNAIGLYNGGVIHSPAFGDAAGGNLQMRAGNKIEAIAAGVLSNTAFGSNASAGDITIETRNLIITDGTVISSATLGNGPGGNIMVNASELVEISGTVPGNVLPTGILNNTLFGTGTGGDVTIKTTRLINRGGALISTNSGGGNQSTGLVTSGGVGGNITIEASESVEISGVSPDGQVTSGPGTTTFSENPAGNLTISTGKLTISEGAIVSSATFNSGDGGTLTVNASEGIDISGRSPITGLPSTLVSSSGRADIPDLEVTGSGGNLRVSTGELVVRDGATLDVRSFGAGNAGILEIVADSVRVDTGGSLNAATVSGAGGNIQLRSPTLLLRRGGNITTNAGNTDGGNIAIDTQILTALDNSDITANALAGRGGRVSINAEGIFGTEFREAETPRSDITATSDLGPEFSGTVELNTPDADSSLGVVQLQDNFVNADQLIAQNFCATGDVSSFTVTGRGGLPDSPTELLNSTVILDDLRLVQTEGTALQGQSNPMGEITGEKMAQPGPLVEAQGWSVTPSGTVVLVAQAPQVTPLSSWVKQQNCGE; encoded by the coding sequence ATGAATTATTTCTTAAAGCAAGTAAATCCTCCAAAACTTTCTGATGTTTTGATGAGTAAATTCTGCCTAAATCGGCGAAATGGGTTGAGAATTTGGGTGGCGATCGCCTTGGGAAGTTTTTTCTATCCTCTTAGCAATCCAGCCCAGGCACAAATCTTTCCTGATGGAACACTTCCCAGTCCAAGCGTGGTAACAAATGAAGGGACTATTCAGAGGATTACGGGAGGGACAGAAATGGGAGGAAGCCTCTTCCATAGCTTCCAAGAATTTTCTGTGATGACCGGGAATACCGCCGTTTTTGAAAATTCATTAACCGTAGAAAATATCCTGACTCGAATTACGGGAGTAAACAGTTCCCTGATTGATGGAATCATCCGCGCTAATGGCAGCGCCAATCTCTATTTAATCAATCCCAACGGGATTGTTTTCGGTCCCAATGCTCAACTGAGTATTGGGGGTTCATTTTTTGCCAGTACCGCCGAGAGTATAGTCCTAGGGGATGGGAGTTTATTTAGTGCGATCGACCCAGAAGCCCCCCCGTTGCTGACCGTCAACGTGCCGGTGGGGTTACAATTTGGGGCAAATCCGGGCAACATTGGGGTCCAGTCCCAAGGGAGAGACAGTAGCGGAGAACCCGTGGGATTGCAAGTGTTGCCCGGGCAAACCGTCGGACTCTTTGGAGGGAATGTGCTACTAGAGGGGGGACAAGTGCGATCGCCCGGAGGACGGATTGAAATCGGCAGCGTGGGAGGCAATAGCCGAATCAGCCTGACCCCCACAGAACGGGGGATGAGGGCGGGATATGAAGGGGTCGAGAGCTTCCAGGATATTCAACTGACTCAACGCAGTGGGATCAACACCAGTGGGGATGGGGGAGGAACCATTCACCTGCAAGGACGGCGAATCGCCGTCGGGGAAGGGTCTCAAGTCCTAGGGGTCAATGTCGGAGTGCTGCCGGGGGGATCGCTGAATATCAAAGCCTCCGAATTAGTAGCAATTACCGGCGCTGACCCAGATAATTTTACCGCAGTCGTCAGCGATACGCGGGGAGTGGGGACCGGGGGAGACTTGAATATTGAAACCGGACAATTTTTACTCCAGGGGACCGGATTAGTCTCTGCCAGCACCTTTGGACTCGGTGCCGGAGGAAATCTTACCATAAAGGCCGCCGATTCCATTACCGTAATTGGGGTGGGATTTGAGCCATTAGAGTTATTAATTGGGGGAGCATTAACCGGACAACTGCAACCGGAAGATCGCATCGGGGGTTTGGTGGCGGGAACCGTGGGAGAAGCACCCACGGGAAATATGACCTTAGAAGCTGGGAACGCGATCGGGTTGTATAATGGGGGGGTAATTCATAGTCCGGCCTTTGGAGATGCGGCAGGGGGTAACCTTCAGATGAGGGCGGGAAACAAGATAGAAGCGATCGCCGCTGGGGTGTTATCCAATACTGCATTTGGGAGTAACGCTTCTGCCGGGGATATTACCATTGAAACTCGCAACCTGATTATCACCGATGGCACCGTGATTTCCAGTGCAACCCTGGGTAATGGTCCAGGGGGGAATATTATGGTTAATGCGTCAGAATTGGTGGAAATCAGTGGAACCGTCCCCGGAAATGTGCTCCCGACGGGAATTTTAAATAACACCCTCTTTGGAACCGGGACCGGGGGTGACGTGACGATTAAAACCACGCGGTTAATTAATCGCGGGGGTGCATTGATTTCGACCAATAGTGGGGGGGGAAATCAATCCACTGGATTGGTGACATCTGGGGGAGTCGGAGGGAATATTACCATTGAAGCGAGTGAGTCAGTGGAGATTTCCGGCGTGTCCCCGGATGGGCAAGTCACCAGTGGTCCGGGAACGACGACATTTAGTGAGAATCCGGCGGGGAATTTAACCATTTCCACGGGGAAGTTAACCATTAGTGAGGGGGCGATCGTGTCCTCAGCGACGTTTAATAGTGGGGATGGGGGAACCCTAACGGTGAATGCCTCAGAAGGGATTGATATTTCCGGGCGATCGCCGATTACCGGATTACCGAGTACCTTAGTTTCCTCTTCCGGACGGGCGGATATACCGGATTTGGAAGTCACCGGGTCCGGAGGGAACTTGCGGGTGAGTACCGGAGAATTGGTGGTTCGGGATGGAGCCACTTTAGATGTGAGAAGTTTTGGGGCAGGGAATGCCGGGATTTTAGAAATTGTCGCCGATTCCGTGCGGGTAGATACGGGGGGGAGTTTGAATGCCGCAACAGTTTCGGGTGCCGGGGGTAACATTCAACTGCGATCGCCCACCCTGCTGTTACGTCGCGGGGGCAATATCACCACCAATGCCGGGAATACCGATGGAGGGAACATTGCGATCGATACCCAAATTTTAACTGCACTCGATAACAGTGATATTACCGCCAATGCCTTAGCGGGACGAGGGGGACGAGTCAGCATCAATGCCGAGGGGATTTTTGGTACCGAATTTCGTGAAGCAGAAACCCCGCGCAGTGATATTACCGCCACCTCGGACCTGGGACCCGAGTTTAGCGGAACCGTGGAACTGAACACCCCGGATGCAGATTCCAGCTTAGGAGTTGTGCAACTCCAAGATAATTTTGTGAATGCGGATCAACTAATTGCTCAGAACTTCTGTGCCACCGGAGACGTGAGTAGCTTTACGGTGACGGGACGAGGAGGATTGCCCGACTCTCCCACGGAACTGCTGAATTCTACGGTGATTTTAGATGATTTGCGCTTGGTGCAGACTGAGGGAACAGCACTCCAGGGTCAATCCAATCCAATGGGGGAGATCACAGGAGAGAAAATGGCTCAACCGGGTCCCCTCGTAGAAGCGCAAGGCTGGAGTGTCACCCCTTCCGGGACCGTGGTTCTGGTGGCCCAAGCCCCCCAGGTTACGCCCCTGAGTTCTTGGGTGAAGCAACAGAATTGTGGAGAGTGA
- a CDS encoding transglycosylase domain-containing protein — MSPPQPPQQPKTLLGTITQVTQTVLAKVHFSRLALKPNARVPELWVQDAGSPKPEVYPLLGDRYIIGRSSKTSDIVVRNPVVSQTHASLSRDTNRRNTPFYLKDENSTNGIFRGKRRITSTPIRHRQTFTLGPPELADCVQVQYIDPPPWYVRAARWSFYTSSGVAGLVAVFLGVEWQKFQVRPFPISMQGPVVVYARDGATPLRPPFNNAHRELNQLSEFSPYLSNALVASEDSRYYWHFGVDPIGTLRALSVNLRGGSLQGGSTLTQQLARSLFRDYVGTEDSAGRKIREAIVSLKLETFYNKDELLLTYLNRVYLGIDLYGFEDAAQFYFAKSAADLTLSEAATLVGILPAPNAFNPVQNYQLAVKYRDGVIYRMRRLGMVSQEEADRARRSRIEVNPRAVEILGSTIAPYFYSHVFAELEELLGEQLAREGNFIVETSLDPAIQTESEKALQNTVQTNGSQFGFSQGAVVTLDSRTGEILALTGGVDYRQSQFNRATQALRQPGSTFKVFAYGAALDRGISPGQTFSCEPFSWSGQSYSGCERSSGSIDMYQGMAQSENSVALRIARDAGLDQVVQMARRLGIQSELKAVPGLVLGQSEVTVLELTGAFGAIANRGVRNRPHAIQRIFDTSDCSDRDDLSTCRVIYDYQSDRSANQDVLSGEVSDTLTVLLQGVIRGGTGNSASLGLDEAGKTGTTNDNVDLWFVGYVPSAELVTGVWLGNDDNTPTSASSAQAAQLWRDYMRQIVP, encoded by the coding sequence ATGAGTCCACCGCAGCCCCCCCAACAGCCTAAAACTCTCCTGGGTACGATTACCCAAGTCACCCAGACGGTTTTAGCAAAGGTTCATTTTTCCCGACTGGCCCTCAAACCCAATGCCCGAGTGCCAGAACTTTGGGTTCAAGATGCGGGTAGCCCAAAACCGGAGGTTTATCCCCTGTTGGGCGATCGCTATATCATTGGGCGATCGTCCAAAACTAGCGATATTGTGGTCCGCAATCCCGTGGTGAGTCAGACTCATGCCTCCCTCTCCCGGGATACCAATCGTCGCAATACTCCCTTCTATCTCAAAGACGAAAACTCCACCAACGGCATCTTTCGCGGCAAGCGTCGCATTACCTCCACCCCCATCCGTCACCGTCAAACCTTTACCCTGGGACCCCCGGAACTCGCCGATTGCGTTCAGGTCCAGTACATTGACCCGCCCCCCTGGTATGTCCGCGCTGCAAGATGGAGCTTTTATACCAGCAGTGGGGTGGCGGGATTAGTTGCAGTCTTTCTTGGGGTGGAATGGCAGAAATTTCAAGTGCGCCCCTTCCCCATTTCTATGCAGGGTCCCGTGGTCGTCTATGCCCGGGATGGAGCCACCCCCCTACGTCCGCCCTTTAATAACGCTCACCGGGAACTGAATCAGTTATCCGAATTTTCCCCTTATTTGTCTAATGCCCTCGTTGCTTCAGAAGATAGTCGTTATTATTGGCATTTTGGGGTTGACCCAATTGGGACCCTGCGGGCTCTGAGTGTGAATTTACGCGGAGGCAGTCTCCAAGGGGGCAGCACCCTCACCCAACAACTCGCCCGCAGTTTGTTTCGGGATTATGTCGGAACGGAAGACTCGGCGGGTCGCAAGATTCGCGAGGCGATCGTCTCTTTAAAATTAGAAACGTTTTATAACAAAGATGAGCTGCTGTTAACTTACTTAAACCGGGTCTATTTAGGCATTGACCTCTATGGATTTGAAGATGCGGCCCAATTTTATTTTGCTAAGTCTGCTGCGGATTTGACCTTATCGGAAGCGGCAACTTTGGTGGGGATTTTGCCTGCACCCAATGCCTTTAATCCGGTGCAAAATTATCAACTCGCGGTCAAATACCGCGATGGGGTGATCTATCGGATGCGGCGGTTGGGGATGGTGTCTCAGGAAGAGGCCGATCGCGCAAGGCGATCTCGCATTGAGGTTAACCCCCGCGCCGTCGAAATTCTCGGCAGTACGATCGCCCCCTATTTCTACAGTCATGTTTTTGCTGAACTCGAAGAATTATTAGGGGAACAACTGGCGCGAGAAGGGAATTTTATTGTCGAAACCTCCCTAGACCCGGCGATTCAAACCGAGTCCGAAAAGGCGTTACAAAATACGGTGCAGACGAACGGTTCTCAATTTGGATTCTCCCAAGGCGCAGTCGTTACCCTGGATTCCCGAACTGGAGAAATTTTAGCCCTGACTGGGGGGGTCGATTATCGCCAAAGTCAGTTTAATCGCGCTACTCAAGCGTTACGTCAACCGGGTTCGACCTTTAAAGTGTTTGCTTATGGTGCGGCCCTCGATCGCGGCATCTCCCCGGGTCAGACTTTTTCCTGTGAACCGTTCAGTTGGTCGGGTCAATCTTATAGTGGATGCGAACGCAGTAGCGGTTCGATTGATATGTATCAAGGCATGGCGCAATCGGAAAATTCCGTTGCTTTGCGAATTGCCCGAGATGCGGGGTTAGATCAGGTGGTACAAATGGCCCGTCGTCTGGGGATTCAGTCCGAACTTAAGGCGGTTCCCGGGTTGGTACTCGGTCAGAGTGAGGTGACGGTCCTGGAGTTGACCGGCGCTTTTGGGGCGATCGCCAATCGCGGAGTTCGCAATCGTCCTCATGCGATTCAGCGGATTTTTGATACCAGTGATTGCAGCGATCGCGATGACTTGAGTACCTGTCGGGTCATTTACGATTATCAAAGCGATCGCAGCGCTAATCAGGATGTTCTCTCTGGAGAAGTCTCCGATACCCTCACCGTTTTATTGCAAGGAGTGATTCGCGGCGGGACCGGCAACAGTGCCTCCCTCGGTTTGGATGAAGCGGGGAAAACCGGGACGACTAACGATAATGTAGACCTGTGGTTTGTCGGGTATGTCCCCTCAGCAGAATTAGTGACGGGAGTTTGGTTGGGAAATGATGATAATACTCCCACTTCCGCAAGTAGCGCTCAAGCGGCCCAGCTTTGGCGGGATTATATGCGTCAAATCGTTCCTTAG